One Candidatus Methanoperedens sp. genomic region harbors:
- a CDS encoding coiled-coil protein codes for MLNELQNRKADLKDKSEEYKNKRNELNLEASKWATNRNELNKRTKELIDEAQQLKKLRDENNQKVGEAKLKRDELNEQANKIYAEIDKIRKDLNLGEGPSLKDLKKEIDRLEFRQQTEVLTPPKERELVDSIAKMTEELKRKKQQLEGSTELRSLLENATTLRDEAALYHSKVKEYAEAAQQNHDKMIVIFKEADAIRAESDAAHKEFVKAQEAADEQHRLFIQSQKEIRELNKVIIGLKRKSKETKEESIREQTKKEAEEVYNQFKLGEKLNTEDLMLLQRSGLL; via the coding sequence GTGCTGAATGAATTACAGAACAGGAAAGCCGACTTAAAAGATAAGTCTGAAGAGTATAAGAATAAAAGAAATGAGCTCAATCTGGAAGCAAGCAAGTGGGCCACAAACAGGAACGAATTAAATAAGCGCACCAAAGAGCTGATCGATGAGGCGCAGCAACTCAAAAAGTTGCGTGATGAGAATAACCAGAAAGTGGGAGAAGCCAAACTCAAGCGCGACGAATTGAACGAGCAGGCCAATAAGATATATGCGGAAATCGATAAGATCCGCAAGGATTTAAATCTTGGTGAAGGCCCGTCCCTGAAGGATTTAAAAAAGGAAATTGACAGGCTGGAGTTCAGGCAGCAGACAGAGGTATTGACCCCTCCAAAGGAACGGGAGCTTGTTGACAGCATAGCGAAGATGACTGAAGAACTCAAGCGCAAGAAACAGCAGCTTGAGGGCAGTACTGAATTAAGATCATTGCTTGAGAACGCCACGACCCTGCGCGACGAAGCCGCATTGTATCACAGTAAGGTTAAGGAATATGCAGAAGCTGCGCAGCAAAATCATGATAAGATGATCGTGATATTCAAAGAAGCGGATGCCATAAGGGCAGAATCGGATGCAGCGCATAAAGAATTTGTGAAAGCGCAGGAAGCGGCCGATGAACAGCATAGATTATTCATCCAATCTCAAAAAGAGATCCGTGAACTCAATAAAGTAATTATCGGATTGAAGCGAAAGTCAAAGGAAACAAAGGAAGAATCCATCAGAGAGCAGACCAAGAAGGAAGCCGAAGAGGTTTATAATCAATTCAAGCTCGGCGAAAAATTGAATACAGAAGACTTGATGCTTCTCCAGAGATCGGGTCTTCTGTAA
- a CDS encoding glycosyltransferase, whose translation MISNISVGVCVYNEEKNIRSLLNSLLKQKTTKHIKEIIVVSSACSDKTNDIIENDFLKFYPQIVLIKQEKREGKASAINLFLKYASGDIFVLESGDTTPALDTIENLTEPFMNPKIGMTGGRPIPVNDQYTFMGFTVHLIWKFHHKLALKHPKLGELVAFRRFLIKKIPIDTAVDEAFIEALIREQGYELMYVPSAIVYNKGPKNISDFLKQRRRIFAGHIHLKRTKGYAPSSMKKLNILKLIFEDIEFSPIEILWTVGAMFLEFYGRALGSYDFYIKKENPFIWNIAATTKSYIPEITQGYERNEYSVPAAQRIKLWSTINRQVAAPELKISSEASLLMDSPILSPSQIEMPKTQVHMASRSAGEEKIQR comes from the coding sequence TTGATATCTAACATAAGTGTAGGTGTGTGCGTCTACAACGAGGAAAAAAACATTAGAAGCCTGCTAAATTCATTATTGAAACAAAAAACTACAAAACATATCAAAGAAATTATAGTTGTGTCATCTGCATGCAGCGATAAAACAAATGATATTATCGAAAATGATTTTTTGAAATTTTACCCACAGATAGTATTAATCAAACAGGAGAAAAGGGAAGGAAAAGCATCTGCAATAAATCTTTTTTTAAAATATGCCAGTGGCGATATATTCGTATTGGAAAGTGGTGACACTACTCCAGCCCTGGACACAATCGAAAATCTAACCGAACCTTTCATGAATCCAAAAATAGGTATGACTGGAGGACGCCCAATCCCGGTAAATGATCAATATACATTTATGGGTTTTACGGTTCACTTAATATGGAAGTTTCATCATAAACTTGCTTTAAAACATCCTAAACTTGGTGAATTAGTAGCTTTTAGAAGATTTTTAATTAAAAAAATTCCGATAGATACTGCTGTAGATGAAGCTTTCATAGAGGCATTGATCAGAGAACAAGGATACGAATTGATGTACGTTCCAAGCGCCATTGTATACAACAAAGGACCTAAAAACATTTCAGATTTTCTAAAGCAAAGGAGAAGAATATTTGCCGGACATATCCACCTTAAGAGGACAAAAGGATATGCACCATCCAGCATGAAAAAATTAAATATACTGAAATTAATTTTTGAAGATATTGAGTTTAGTCCCATAGAGATTTTGTGGACAGTCGGAGCTATGTTTTTGGAGTTCTATGGACGGGCGCTTGGTTCGTATGATTTTTATATAAAGAAAGAAAATCCCTTTATATGGAACATCGCAGCGACCACAAAAAGTTATATCCCGGAAATCACCCAAGGTTATGAACGGAATGAATATTCTGTCCCTGCTGCGCAACGAATAAAACTATGGTCTACGATAAACCGACAAGTGGCGGCTCCAGAATTAAAAATATCATCAGAAGCATCTTTACTGATGGATTCACCTATCTTAAGCCCGAGCCAGATAGAAATGCCAAAAACTCAGGTTCATATGGCTTCTCGTTCAGCCGGAGAAGAAAAAATCCAAAGATAA
- a CDS encoding radical SAM protein, which translates to MKKIYEIVPKILQYKFFRKYNYPKILPLNLTVSATYRCNSRCKTCNVWKKNTSEFTSDEFDRTFRSIGDSPYWLTISGGEPFLRDDIVDISCSAYHHFKPGIINIPTNGILHNKIPLRVEEIIGNCPETQIIVNLSIDGIGERHDTIRNVKNNFEKAMKTYEALRGLDFPNFNLGIHTVISKFNVHEIPQIYDHLIEKNPDSYITEIAEERVELDTIGSGITPSLEEYSKAIDFLINRIEHEKYSGVSKMTQAFRLEYYNHVKKVLKEKKQILPCYAGFASAHIAPDGDVWPCCIRAESVGNLRDADYDFKKVWFSDKAYGLRESIKKNECYCPLANAHYTNMLCDIKTMARVGMRAV; encoded by the coding sequence ATGAAAAAAATATATGAGATCGTCCCAAAAATCCTGCAGTATAAGTTTTTCCGAAAATATAACTATCCAAAAATACTTCCTCTCAATCTGACTGTGAGCGCAACATATCGCTGCAATTCAAGATGTAAGACCTGCAATGTCTGGAAGAAAAACACTAGCGAGTTCACATCAGATGAGTTCGACAGGACATTCAGATCAATAGGCGATTCGCCGTACTGGCTCACCATCAGTGGTGGAGAGCCATTTTTGAGAGATGATATCGTGGATATTTCCTGCAGCGCCTATCATCATTTTAAACCCGGGATTATCAATATACCCACAAACGGTATTCTGCACAATAAGATCCCGCTTCGGGTCGAAGAGATAATCGGGAACTGCCCGGAAACGCAGATCATTGTCAATCTTTCGATTGATGGGATCGGAGAGAGACACGATACTATCCGGAACGTTAAGAATAATTTTGAAAAAGCCATGAAAACCTACGAAGCGCTGCGCGGTCTTGACTTCCCCAATTTCAATCTGGGAATCCATACCGTAATATCAAAATTTAATGTGCATGAGATACCGCAGATATACGATCATCTAATAGAAAAAAACCCGGATTCATATATAACGGAGATCGCAGAGGAGAGGGTGGAACTGGATACAATAGGGTCTGGAATAACGCCTTCGCTGGAAGAATATTCAAAGGCCATAGACTTTCTTATCAATAGAATTGAACATGAGAAATATTCAGGCGTATCAAAGATGACGCAGGCTTTCCGGCTGGAATACTACAACCATGTTAAAAAAGTCCTGAAGGAAAAAAAGCAAATTCTTCCCTGCTATGCAGGATTTGCCTCCGCTCACATTGCACCTGACGGCGATGTCTGGCCATGCTGCATAAGAGCAGAAAGTGTTGGTAATTTGAGGGACGCGGATTACGATTTCAAAAAAGTATGGTTCAGCGATAAAGCTTACGGACTGAGGGAGAGCATAAAAAAGAATGAATGCTATTGCCCTCTGGCTAACGCGCATTATACGAATATGCTGTGCGATATAAAGACTATGGCTAGGGTCGGGATGAGGGCGGTTTAA
- a CDS encoding methyltransferase domain-containing protein, producing MITPDSIRSLQQYYPLFNEGYGTEYERFALNKFAAKMVKKYNISTVLEMPANGVMGIPGVKSLVFAKVGCDVTISHPSQEFLDTARKVWGALGLDANFVKTCWTGSKFKDNSFDLVWNFCVYEHFDNPGDVVEEMLRVSQKYIFLEIQNPLNIGFPVHRLYHFLTGAPWDHGTLNQMKLSNIRGIINKNNALMVETGATDMPPWPDINIRLKEMASRQNNDKRIYKDLANRLRPAAGLKDVSDVINEINSFQKSSKKNEIVFRLFKVWHLMIESTTPATLKKFYAHHPYVIAEKNDSKSG from the coding sequence ATGATAACCCCAGATAGCATCAGATCCCTCCAGCAATACTATCCCCTCTTCAACGAAGGCTACGGCACAGAATACGAACGTTTCGCCTTGAATAAATTCGCCGCAAAGATGGTAAAAAAATACAACATATCAACCGTTCTTGAAATGCCGGCTAACGGCGTGATGGGGATACCTGGTGTGAAAAGCCTTGTGTTCGCAAAAGTAGGATGTGATGTTACTATTTCCCATCCATCACAAGAATTTTTGGATACGGCCAGAAAGGTATGGGGTGCTCTTGGTCTTGATGCGAATTTTGTCAAAACATGCTGGACCGGCTCTAAATTCAAAGATAATTCATTCGATCTGGTCTGGAACTTCTGTGTGTATGAGCATTTCGACAACCCGGGTGATGTCGTGGAGGAGATGCTGCGAGTGTCCCAAAAGTACATTTTTCTTGAGATCCAGAACCCTTTAAATATAGGCTTTCCTGTTCATCGACTCTATCACTTTTTAACAGGGGCTCCCTGGGATCACGGAACCTTAAATCAGATGAAACTTTCAAATATAAGGGGAATCATTAATAAAAATAATGCCCTGATGGTTGAAACAGGAGCAACAGATATGCCTCCGTGGCCTGATATTAACATCAGGCTAAAAGAAATGGCGTCTAGACAGAACAATGACAAGAGGATATATAAGGATCTTGCGAACAGGTTAAGACCCGCAGCAGGGTTAAAGGATGTGAGTGATGTTATCAATGAAATCAATTCATTTCAAAAATCATCCAAGAAGAATGAGATAGTATTCCGTCTCTTCAAAGTCTGGCATCTTATGATCGAAAGCACAACACCGGCAACGCTTAAGAAATTCTATGCCCACCATCCCTATGTAATAGCAGAGAAAAATGACAGTAAAAGTGGTTAA
- the dapB gene encoding 4-hydroxy-tetrahydrodipicolinate reductase yields MIKIAVSGACGRMGGLIIENVLKSKDLKLVSAIDVTNIGKDIGDVLRAGKLNIQVEDARNIDNALDRSKPDVLIDFTIADAAVKTVLACAAKEVNVVVGTTGFTPQQRTLMENTIKENNVSAVISPNFSIGVNVFWGLLAEAAQRLSDYDIEIIEAHHNQKKDAPSGTAMKAAEVISKTLGGKDLIYGRHGISPRQKEIGIHAVRGGDIVGDHTVLFAGDGERIEIKHQAHSRQAFAKGAVKAAHWVAEASSGVYEMKDVLGIK; encoded by the coding sequence ATGATAAAAATAGCAGTTTCCGGCGCCTGCGGAAGGATGGGTGGCCTTATTATTGAAAATGTGCTGAAATCGAAAGATTTGAAGCTCGTATCAGCTATCGATGTGACAAATATTGGCAAGGATATAGGGGATGTTTTGAGGGCTGGTAAATTAAATATCCAAGTTGAGGATGCAAGGAATATCGATAATGCGCTGGACAGATCAAAACCTGATGTGCTCATTGATTTTACGATAGCCGATGCGGCTGTAAAGACCGTGTTGGCGTGCGCTGCAAAAGAAGTCAATGTGGTAGTAGGAACAACGGGATTCACCCCCCAGCAGCGAACGCTCATGGAGAATACCATTAAAGAAAATAACGTTTCTGCCGTGATATCACCCAATTTCTCGATCGGGGTGAATGTCTTCTGGGGATTGCTTGCCGAGGCCGCACAGCGGCTTTCGGACTATGATATTGAAATAATAGAAGCGCACCATAACCAGAAAAAAGACGCGCCAAGCGGTACTGCAATGAAGGCTGCAGAGGTCATTTCAAAAACGCTTGGAGGAAAAGATCTCATTTATGGAAGACATGGCATTTCGCCCCGCCAGAAAGAGATTGGCATCCATGCAGTGCGTGGGGGCGACATTGTCGGCGATCATACTGTGCTATTCGCGGGTGACGGGGAACGCATTGAAATCAAACACCAGGCCCACAGCAGACAGGCATTCGCAAAAGGCGCAGTCAAGGCGGCACACTGGGTTGCAGAGGCATCATCTGGCGTGTATGAAATGAAGGATGTTCTTGGCATAAAATGA
- the dapA gene encoding 4-hydroxy-tetrahydrodipicolinate synthase, giving the protein MIEGVLPALITPFTKDNKIDTDGLQQNIEFLIEGGVSGIVPCGTTGESATLTMEEHKKVIEIAVDCSSVPVVAGTGSNNTIEAIELTCAARDEGADAALLITPYYNKPNDRGMLAHFKKVADAVDIPIILYNVPSRTGINLKPELVAQLAKEPNIAGIKEASGSLDQVTRILELTKDEDFVILSGDDGLTLPIMAIGGSGVISVVANVAPKLMVSMLRAFRKGDMKEARRLHLELAPLIRAVFLETNPIPIKKAVELIGLRAGDLRLPLAPISEDNERKLKAALNDLHLIA; this is encoded by the coding sequence ATGATAGAAGGTGTTCTACCAGCCCTCATTACTCCTTTCACGAAGGATAATAAAATAGACACGGATGGTCTCCAGCAGAATATCGAATTTTTGATAGAAGGCGGGGTTTCAGGTATAGTCCCATGCGGGACTACAGGCGAGTCTGCCACCCTCACCATGGAGGAACACAAAAAGGTCATTGAGATCGCAGTTGACTGTTCCTCGGTTCCAGTGGTAGCAGGCACGGGTTCCAATAACACCATTGAAGCTATAGAATTGACATGCGCAGCCCGGGACGAGGGTGCTGACGCTGCTCTTTTGATAACGCCGTATTACAACAAGCCGAACGACCGCGGGATGCTTGCCCATTTCAAGAAAGTCGCGGATGCAGTTGACATACCGATTATTCTATACAATGTTCCCTCCCGCACTGGTATCAACCTCAAGCCCGAGCTGGTTGCCCAGCTTGCAAAAGAACCCAATATCGCAGGAATAAAAGAGGCAAGCGGCAGTCTTGATCAGGTTACCAGGATCCTTGAGCTTACAAAGGATGAGGATTTTGTAATACTTTCAGGGGATGACGGCCTGACGCTGCCCATAATGGCGATTGGTGGTTCGGGTGTGATATCCGTTGTGGCCAACGTAGCTCCGAAACTCATGGTTTCCATGCTCAGAGCATTCCGGAAAGGGGACATGAAAGAGGCAAGAAGACTGCATCTTGAGCTTGCCCCGCTGATACGCGCGGTCTTCTTAGAGACAAATCCCATCCCAATAAAAAAGGCGGTCGAGCTCATCGGGCTTCGTGCAGGAGATCTCAGGCTTCCCCTTGCGCCCATCAGCGAAGACAACGAAAGAAAGCTTAAAGCCGCATTAAATGACCTTCATCTGATAGCATGA
- a CDS encoding DUF362 domain-containing protein, whose protein sequence is MTVKVVKAKNYDVKSLEHLIRDAIKDLGLNLNSKNTALLKPNIVIPAKPGSAIITHPAVVEALINVLKEIGFKDIIIGEGPGVGADELKAFELSGYRKLAEKKNVKLINLNKAERIEIKWKYGTVKLPKLVLESDLYINMPKMKTHGQTAVTLSMKNQKGLLSRTDKQKFHKLGLHEPLVELAKVVQPHLIIVDAIEGMEGEGPLNGRKKKAGVLVIGTNQAETDMVCCGIMGIDYKNVKHIAQGIRQNIGQEAPDLIGIDIQEVRTNFKQANEKYGKFLNVYSWRNPYACSMCIDSFSLAVKSSIWSPKCWFSFLPKFTYYALLRHLYIIQGKHAEIPDVKGKVICLGDCTKEIADKNHLVHIEGCPPDSRNIFEAL, encoded by the coding sequence ATGACAGTAAAAGTGGTTAAGGCTAAAAACTATGATGTGAAATCCCTTGAGCATCTGATCAGAGATGCGATTAAAGATCTGGGCTTGAACTTAAACAGCAAAAACACTGCCCTCCTGAAACCCAACATCGTCATCCCCGCAAAACCAGGCTCGGCAATAATAACCCACCCCGCAGTCGTGGAAGCTCTCATCAACGTGCTGAAAGAAATCGGTTTTAAAGATATTATCATAGGAGAAGGCCCAGGCGTGGGCGCCGACGAACTCAAAGCCTTCGAGCTGTCAGGCTACCGCAAACTCGCTGAAAAAAAGAACGTGAAGCTCATAAATCTCAATAAAGCCGAGCGCATCGAGATTAAATGGAAATACGGTACCGTCAAGCTCCCGAAGCTCGTGCTTGAGTCAGATCTGTACATCAACATGCCCAAGATGAAAACCCACGGCCAGACAGCCGTAACGCTTTCGATGAAGAACCAGAAAGGGCTTTTATCCCGCACCGATAAGCAGAAGTTCCACAAGCTCGGTCTGCACGAGCCTCTTGTGGAATTGGCTAAAGTGGTACAACCGCATCTTATTATAGTCGATGCCATCGAAGGCATGGAAGGCGAAGGTCCTCTCAATGGTAGAAAGAAAAAGGCAGGCGTCCTCGTGATAGGGACAAACCAGGCGGAGACCGATATGGTATGCTGTGGAATCATGGGCATAGACTATAAAAACGTGAAGCATATAGCGCAAGGGATAAGACAGAACATAGGTCAGGAAGCCCCTGATTTAATAGGTATTGATATACAGGAAGTAAGAACAAACTTCAAACAGGCGAATGAAAAATATGGAAAATTCCTGAATGTTTACTCATGGAGAAATCCCTATGCATGCTCTATGTGCATTGACTCGTTTTCTCTTGCCGTGAAATCCTCAATTTGGAGCCCGAAATGTTGGTTTTCTTTCCTTCCGAAATTCACATACTATGCATTGCTTAGGCATTTATATATTATTCAGGGCAAACACGCTGAAATACCTGATGTAAAGGGAAAAGTGATATGTCTGGGGGATTGCACTAAAGAGATAGCGGATAAGAACCATCTTGTGCATATAGAAGGCTGCCCTCCGGATTCCAGAAACATCTTTGAGGCGCTTTAA